The Campylobacter sp. MIT 99-7217 nucleotide sequence AAGGCTTTTGCCTCCAAAAAGTCCTCCTAAAAATAAGGCTAAAGCATAGGCTAAAATGAGGATTAAAAAAGCTTTTTTAAAACGCGTGTAAGCTGAGTTAGCACTCTCAAAAAGCCCCATAAAACTTACAAAAAACACACCCAAAGCACCAAAGGCGATCAGTTTAAAATTTGCAGGCATAAAGCGAGCAAGTATATAAATAGCCATGGCTAGCATTAAAAAGCCAAAGAAGGTATTGATCCTTTTTGTCCAAATTCCCGGTTTTAAAAAGCTTATGCCAAGTCCTACGAAAAGCAAAGGAAGCCCCATGCCTAAACTAAGAAAAAATAAAGAAAATCCCCCAAGAATCAAATCATTGCTATTTGCTATATACAAAAGTGCTGCAGCTAGGGGTGCAGCGGTGCAAGGTCCTACGATAAGGGCTGATAAAAAGCCCATTGAGGCTATGCCAACAACGCCTTTTCCCTTAAAGCTAAGCTTGTTTGCAAATTTTTGTATATTTGCTGGCATTTGAAAAGAAAAAGCCCCAAAACAAGCCAAGGCTAAAAGCACAAAAATACAAGCAAAAAAGATAAGCACTATAGGCTTTTGCAAAAGTCCTTGAACACCAGCTCCAAGCATAGCTGTGATAATGCCTGCTATAGCATAAGCTAAGGACATGAAAAATATAAAGATAAAGCAAAGCCAAAGATTATAAAATTTACTTCGTCCTTGCGTGCCTTTTGCAAGTATCATTGATGAGAGTATGGGTATCATGGGCAGGGTGCAAGGGGTCAAAGAAAGTAAAATTCCATATCCAAAAAAGCTGATGAGTGTGAGATAAAAGCCCTTGTTAAAGTTAAATTCTTCTTTTTTTAAATTTGTATTTTTAAACTCATTAGCATTTATGGAAGAGATCTTAAAGTGTCCATTTTTAGAAGTGATTTTGAAATTCGCATTTAAGGGGCGATAGCAAAAGCCCTCATTAGAACAGCCTTGATAATATACACTCAAAAGAGCCGTATCTTTTTGAAACTCTCTTGAAAGCATGAAAGCACTAAGATTTAAGTGTAAATTTTCATAAAATCTTTCCTCGCCGTTAATCTGCGTGCTTTGAGGAAGATTG carries:
- the dsbD gene encoding protein-disulfide reductase DsbD, encoding MRFFFFILLFCKLCFGSVLSVDEAFKITHGSDETGVFVDFKLGKDIFLYKKQLKIMLDKKDITNLLNLPQSTQINGEERFYENLHLNLSAFMLSREFQKDTALLSVYYQGCSNEGFCYRPLNANFKITSKNGHFKISSINANEFKNTNLKKEEFNFNKGFYLTLISFFGYGILLSLTPCTLPMIPILSSMILAKGTQGRSKFYNLWLCFIFIFFMSLAYAIAGIITAMLGAGVQGLLQKPIVLIFFACIFVLLALACFGAFSFQMPANIQKFANKLSFKGKGVVGIASMGFLSALIVGPCTAAPLAAALLYIANSNDLILGGFSLFFLSLGMGLPLLFVGLGISFLKPGIWTKRINTFFGFLMLAMAIYILARFMPANFKLIAFGALGVFFVSFMGLFESANSAYTRFKKAFLILILAYALALFLGGLFGGKSLLNPLNLSTSNKTQISQNKLYFKEIKSLKALQDEITNSQKPILLEFTASWCENCKLLEELTFQDERIQKTLKDFSLLRVDITEGSLEEQAIMKEFQAFAPPTLLFFKKSEQVLRLDGFIGADEFLKKFEAF